The Burkholderia latens genome segment GCGCCAGCGCCTTCGTGAAACCATGGATGCCCGCCTTCGCGGCCGCGTAGTTCGCCTGCCCGTATGCGCCGCGCGAACCGTTCACCGAGCCGATGTTCACGATCCGCCCGAAGCCGGCTTCGATCATTCCCGGCACGAACGGCTTCGTCATGTTGAACATGCCGTCGAGATTGGTGCGCAACACTGCATCCCACATGCTCTTGGTCATCTTCACGAACGTGGCGTCGTGCGTCACTCCAGCGTTGTTCACGAGCACATCGACGCGCCCGAGCTCGGCGAGCACGCGTGCCGCGCAATGCTGGCACGAATCGTAGTCGGCGACGTCGACCTCGAACGCATGGAACGTGCGGCCCGCGTCGCGTTCGCGCGCGAGCCACGTCGCGACATGGTCATTGTGTTCCGTGTACGACACCGCCACCGTCATCCCGGCCTCATGCAGGCGCCGGGCGATCGCGGCGCCCAGGCCGCCCATGCCCCCCGTGACGAACGCGACACGCTCAGCGCACATGATCGCTCTCCCGTGCGCCGACGATGCCGTTCAGCCGCCGCGTCGAGCCCGCCGATTCGCTGCGCGGGCCGGCCGCGCCTTCGATCCCGCGCTCGAGCGCCGCCATCCAGTCGGCCCACGGCATGCTGGCTTCATTGACCGCTGCGAGCCGGCCGAGGTCGGGCAACCAGTCGGTCTGATAACGCGACAGCGCACCCGCGCCGTAGTCGCGCAGCCACGTGCGCCACGCGCCGGCGCTCTCGAATTGCGCGCGCATGCAGAGTTCGGTGGCGTCCTGCCAGATCCCGACGCTCGTGATCGCATAGTCGCGCATCACCTGCGTGGCCGCCTCGCCGAACGCGGTCCACTCGGGCGTTTCGGCCAGCGTCTGCCGCAGGCGGCGCAGCGCGTCGCGGTCGCGCTCGATGCGCCGCCCGGCGATTGCGTGCCATTCGTGCTGCCAGTCGCGGTTCAGCGCGGCCGTGCGCAATGCGAGATCGCAGCCCGCGCGCCAGGCGTCATTCGGTGTCGTCAAAGCGTACGTGCTCATCGGCTTCCCCCTTCGATCGGATCAATGGATTGGCGTCACGCGTCGTGCCGTCCGCCCCGGTTCGGCATCGCGGCCGCTTCACTGTGCGGGTATCGCGCGCGGCTGCCGTTGATCTGAGTCAAGTGCGAGGAAACCCTGCTCCGTAGACTGGATTGCACTGGCGGATCACCCGTCGATGGAGCGATTCCGATGAGCTACAAGAGCATAGTCGTGCACCTCGATACGAGCCTGCGTGCGCATTCTCGCCTCGAGTTCGCGTTGCGCGTCGCGCGCCGCTTCGGCGCCCACCTGACAGGCGTTGCCGCGATCTACACGCCGGAACCGCATTCGTTCTACGTGATGGCCGGATCCGCCGACTACTTTCGCGAGCGCCGCGACCAGCGCGACGACCGGCTTGCCGCGCTGGAACGGCTGTTTCACGCCGAGACGGCGCGCGCGAAAGTGTCGGCAACGTGGGTGCGGGTCGACGAGCGCGCGAACCTCGCGGTGCCGCGCGCTGCACGCGTTGCCGATCTCGTGATCGCCGGCCAGAGCGATCCGAACGATCCGGAGACCTATATCGACGACCAGTTTCCGGAGAACCTGGCGTTGTCCGCCGGACGCCCGGTACTGTTCGTGCCGTACGCCGGCGAATTCCCGTCGCTCGGCGAGCGCGTGTTCGTCGCGTGGGACGGAAGCCGCGAAGCGACCCGCGCCGCGCACGATGCGATTCCGTTTCTCGAACATGCGAAACGCACGACGGTTGCGGCCGTCGTCGACGGCAGGTCGGAAGCGGCGGCCACGCGTATTCCGGCCGCCGACGCCGCGTTGATGCTGGCCCGTCATGCACACGACGTGACCGTGCTCGACATCGATGCAGGCGACGGCTCGGCGATCGGCGACACGTTGTTGTCACACGCATATGAAACGGGCTCCGACCTGCTCGTGATGGGCGCCTACGGTCACCCGCGCTGGCGCGAACTGATGCTGGGCGGCGCGACCCGCACGGTGCTGGCGTCGATGACGCTGC includes the following:
- a CDS encoding universal stress protein; the protein is MSYKSIVVHLDTSLRAHSRLEFALRVARRFGAHLTGVAAIYTPEPHSFYVMAGSADYFRERRDQRDDRLAALERLFHAETARAKVSATWVRVDERANLAVPRAARVADLVIAGQSDPNDPETYIDDQFPENLALSAGRPVLFVPYAGEFPSLGERVFVAWDGSREATRAAHDAIPFLEHAKRTTVAAVVDGRSEAAATRIPAADAALMLARHAHDVTVLDIDAGDGSAIGDTLLSHAYETGSDLLVMGAYGHPRWRELMLGGATRTVLASMTLPVLMSH
- a CDS encoding beta-ketoacyl-ACP reductase — translated: MCAERVAFVTGGMGGLGAAIARRLHEAGMTVAVSYTEHNDHVATWLARERDAGRTFHAFEVDVADYDSCQHCAARVLAELGRVDVLVNNAGVTHDATFVKMTKSMWDAVLRTNLDGMFNMTKPFVPGMIEAGFGRIVNIGSVNGSRGAYGQANYAAAKAGIHGFTKALALELARHGVTVNTVAPGYLATAMLESVPKEVLDTKILPQIPLGRLGDPDEIAALVAFLCSDAGAFATGAEFDVNGGMYMR